A genomic region of Arachis hypogaea cultivar Tifrunner chromosome 5, arahy.Tifrunner.gnm2.J5K5, whole genome shotgun sequence contains the following coding sequences:
- the LOC112802080 gene encoding senescence/dehydration-associated protein At4g35985, chloroplastic, translating into MGCNGSKSYEPEPYSREASMAPSGYSEQFSSRPKTKGLTHEILMQIPVCRVHLMDEGEALELAQGQFMIIKIMDDSVSLATIIRVGNELQWPLTKDEPVVKMDALHYLFTLPVKDGGEPLSYGVTFPEQCLGSMESLDSFLKEHSCFSGLKWSKEKSGDLDWKEFAPKVEDYNHFLAKAIAGGTGQIVKGIFMCSNAYTNQVHKGGESILSSGGDKRNGGMSIKSDDGTKNGKMNENLKRVRKLSNMTEKLSKSVLDGVGIMSGSVMAPVVKSQPGQAFLRMLPGEVLLASLDAVNKVFEAAEAAEKQTLSATSQAATRMVSNRYGEEAGEATEHVFATAGHAANTAWNVAKIRKAVNPASSAATKGALRNAAKTNPSVRY; encoded by the exons ATGGGTTGCAATGGCTCAAAATCTTATGAACCAGAACCTTATTCCAGAGAAGCCTCCATGGCTCCTTCAGGTTATTCTGAACAATTCTCATCAAGGCCTAAAACCAAAGGCCTCACACATGAAATCTTGATGCAGATCCCAGTATGCAGGGTTCATCTGATGGATGAAGGAGAAGCTCTTGAGCTGGCTCAAGGCCAGTTTATGATCATCAAAATCATGGATGATAGTGTGTCTCTAGCCACCATCATAAGA GTTGGAAATGAACTTCAGTGGCCTTTGACGAAAGACGAGCCGGTGGTGAAGATGGATGCACTCCATTACCTATTCACCTTGCCTGTGAAAGATGGTGGTGAGCCCCTCAGCTACGGCGTAACATTCCCAGAGCAGTGCCTTGGGAGTATGGAGTCCCTGGATTCTTTTTTGAAGGAGCACTCTTGCTTTTCTGGATTGAAATGGAGTAAGGAGAAGAGTGGTGATCTTGATTGGAAGGAGTTTGCTCCGAAAGTTGAAGATTACAATCACTTTCTTGCCAAGGCAATTGCTGGAGGGACTGGTCAGATTGTTAAGGGTATCTTCATGTGCAGTAATGCTTACACCAACCAG GTCCACAAAGGAGGAGAAAGCATCCTAAGCAGTGGTGGAGATAAGAGAAATGGTGGCATGAGCATCAAGTCTGATGATGGAACAAAGAATGGGAAGATGAATGAAAACCTTAAACG GGTGAGAAAACTGTCGAATATGACAGAAAAATTAAGCAAAtcagtgcttgatggagttggaataATGAGTGGATCAGTGATGGCACCAGTCGTCAAATCGCAACCTGGACAAGCGTTTCTCAGGATGCTTCCTGGAGAAGTTTTGTTGGCCTCCCTTGATGCAGTCA ACAAAGTTTTTGAAGCAGCTGAAGCTGCTGAAAAACAGACTCTTTCTGCCACCTCCCAAGCTGCAACCAGAATGGTTTCCAATAG GTATGGAGAAGAAGCAGGTGAGGCTACAGAGCATGTGTTTGCAACTGCAGGACATGCTGCTAACACTGCTTGGAATGTGGCTAAGATACGGAAGGCCGTTAATCCAGCTTCATCAGCAGCCACAAAAGGGGCACTGAGGAATGCTGCCAAGACTAATCCAAGTGTTAGATATTAA